A section of the Xiphias gladius isolate SHS-SW01 ecotype Sanya breed wild chromosome 10, ASM1685928v1, whole genome shotgun sequence genome encodes:
- the d2hgdh gene encoding D-2-hydroxyglutarate dehydrogenase, mitochondrial isoform X2: MNNILTFDSISGILTCQAGCVLENLSLYLEERDYIMPLDLGAKGSCQIGGNVATNAGGLRLLRYGSLRGTVLGLEVVLADGRVLDCLATLRKDNTGYDLKQLFIGSEGTLGVITAVSILCPRKPKSVNVVFLGCETFEQLLQTFQLCRGMLGEILSAFEFLDSACMRLLNTHLKLPNPISECPFYVVIETSGSDPKHDGEKLHNFLEEAMTSSLVTDGTVSTEDSKIKALWTMRERVTEALTHDGFIYKYDISLPVEQIYQLVTDMREHLGDRAKSVVGYGHVGDGNLHLNITSPAKDPSLLAAIEPFVYEWTASYQGSISAEHGLGLKKRNYIYYSKPSQAVALMGSIKAMLDPKGILNPYKTLPDNLK, translated from the exons ATGAACAACATCCTTACCTTTGATAGCATCTCTG gtaTTCTCACCTGCCAGGCAGGTTGTGTCCTGGAGAACTTGTCTCTCTACCTGGAGGAGAGAGACTACATCATGCCACTGGATCTTGGGGCAAAAGGCAGTTGCCAAATTGGGGGCAACGTGGCAACTAATGCAGGTGGGCTGCGGCTGCTGCGATACGGCTCCTTACGCGGGACTGTCCTGGGTCTGGAAGTG GTGTTGGCAGATGGGCGGGTGCTGGACTGCTTGGCGACGCTGCGGAAAGATAATACCGGATATGACCTCAAACAGCTCTTTATAGGGTCGGAGGGTACACTGGGGGTCATTACAGCAGTGTCTATCCTTTGTCCACGGAAGCCCAAATCTGTCAACGTGGTTTTCCTGG GCTGTGAGACCTTCgagcagctgctgcagacatTTCAGCTCTGCAGAGGCATGCTGGGAGAGATCCTGTCAGCCTTCGAGTTCTTGGATAGTGCATGTATGAGGCTGCTGAACACGCACCTCAAACTACCCAATCCCATTTCTG AATGCCCATTCTATGTCGTCATAGAAACATCTGGATCTGACCCGAAACATGACGGAGAGAAACTCCACAACTTTCTAGAGGAGGCGATGACATCTTCATTAGTCACTGACGGAACTGTATCAACTGAGGACTCAAAAATAAAG GCTCTGTGGACGATGCGTGAACGTGTCACGGAGGCGCTGACTCACGATGGCTTCATCTACAAATATGACATCTCACTTCCGGTGGAGCAGATCTACCAGTTGGTGACAGACATGAGGGAGCACCTGGGGGACCGGGCCAAGAGTGTGGTGGGTTATGGACACGTAG GTGATGGTAACCTCCACTTAAATATCACCTCTCCTGCCAAAGACCCCTCTCTCCTCGCCGCCATCGAGCCGTTTGTCTACGAGTGGACGGCCAGCTATCAGGGCAGCATCAGTGCTGAGCACGGACTGGGCCTGAAGAAAAGAAACTACATCTACTACAGTAAACCCAGCCAGGCTGTAGCTCTGATGGGTAGCATCAAGGCCATGCTGGACCCCAAAGGCATTCTGAACCCATACAAGACTTTGCCAGACAACCTGAAATGA
- the d2hgdh gene encoding D-2-hydroxyglutarate dehydrogenase, mitochondrial isoform X1: MAGILQRTPKLRTALRHLRHHSTLPSTATTRLSPVGLHSPFLTCSSAKFVASTRKLHAGAGAGAGADGPKPSPAAAPERLPFSRVTQEDLAFFRKILPGRTITDPDLLESSNVDWLKTVRGSSEVLLRPQTTEEVSQILSYCNSRNLAVNPQGGNTGLVGGSVPVYDEIILSTALMNNILTFDSISGILTCQAGCVLENLSLYLEERDYIMPLDLGAKGSCQIGGNVATNAGGLRLLRYGSLRGTVLGLEVVLADGRVLDCLATLRKDNTGYDLKQLFIGSEGTLGVITAVSILCPRKPKSVNVVFLGCETFEQLLQTFQLCRGMLGEILSAFEFLDSACMRLLNTHLKLPNPISECPFYVVIETSGSDPKHDGEKLHNFLEEAMTSSLVTDGTVSTEDSKIKALWTMRERVTEALTHDGFIYKYDISLPVEQIYQLVTDMREHLGDRAKSVVGYGHVGDGNLHLNITSPAKDPSLLAAIEPFVYEWTASYQGSISAEHGLGLKKRNYIYYSKPSQAVALMGSIKAMLDPKGILNPYKTLPDNLK; the protein is encoded by the exons ATGGCGGGGATTCTCCAAAGAACACCAAAGCTGAGGACAGCTCTCAGACATCTCCGACATCATAGCACCCTCCCATCTACAGCCACAACCAGGCTGTCACCTGTAGGCCTCCACAGTCCATTTCTCACCTGCAGCTCAGCAAAGTTTGTGGCCTCCACTCGTAAGCTACatgctggtgctggtgctggtgctggtgcaGATGGACCCAAGCCGTCTCCCGCTGCAGCCCCAGAGAGGCTCCCTTTCTCCAGAGTAACTCAGGAAGATTTGGCCTTCTTCAGGAAGATCCTACCGGGCAGAACCATCACTGACCCAGACCTGCTGGAGTCAAGTAACGTGGACTGGCTCAAAACAGTGAGAG GTTCCAGTGAAGTGTTGTTGAGACCTCAGACAACAGAGGAAGTTTCTCAAATTCTCAG TTATTGTAACAGTCGTAACCTGGCAGTGAACCCTCAAGGAGGCAACACTGGGCTGGTTGGGGGCAGTGTCCCAGTCTATGATGAGATCATCCTCTCCACTGCTCTTATGAACAACATCCTTACCTTTGATAGCATCTCTG gtaTTCTCACCTGCCAGGCAGGTTGTGTCCTGGAGAACTTGTCTCTCTACCTGGAGGAGAGAGACTACATCATGCCACTGGATCTTGGGGCAAAAGGCAGTTGCCAAATTGGGGGCAACGTGGCAACTAATGCAGGTGGGCTGCGGCTGCTGCGATACGGCTCCTTACGCGGGACTGTCCTGGGTCTGGAAGTG GTGTTGGCAGATGGGCGGGTGCTGGACTGCTTGGCGACGCTGCGGAAAGATAATACCGGATATGACCTCAAACAGCTCTTTATAGGGTCGGAGGGTACACTGGGGGTCATTACAGCAGTGTCTATCCTTTGTCCACGGAAGCCCAAATCTGTCAACGTGGTTTTCCTGG GCTGTGAGACCTTCgagcagctgctgcagacatTTCAGCTCTGCAGAGGCATGCTGGGAGAGATCCTGTCAGCCTTCGAGTTCTTGGATAGTGCATGTATGAGGCTGCTGAACACGCACCTCAAACTACCCAATCCCATTTCTG AATGCCCATTCTATGTCGTCATAGAAACATCTGGATCTGACCCGAAACATGACGGAGAGAAACTCCACAACTTTCTAGAGGAGGCGATGACATCTTCATTAGTCACTGACGGAACTGTATCAACTGAGGACTCAAAAATAAAG GCTCTGTGGACGATGCGTGAACGTGTCACGGAGGCGCTGACTCACGATGGCTTCATCTACAAATATGACATCTCACTTCCGGTGGAGCAGATCTACCAGTTGGTGACAGACATGAGGGAGCACCTGGGGGACCGGGCCAAGAGTGTGGTGGGTTATGGACACGTAG GTGATGGTAACCTCCACTTAAATATCACCTCTCCTGCCAAAGACCCCTCTCTCCTCGCCGCCATCGAGCCGTTTGTCTACGAGTGGACGGCCAGCTATCAGGGCAGCATCAGTGCTGAGCACGGACTGGGCCTGAAGAAAAGAAACTACATCTACTACAGTAAACCCAGCCAGGCTGTAGCTCTGATGGGTAGCATCAAGGCCATGCTGGACCCCAAAGGCATTCTGAACCCATACAAGACTTTGCCAGACAACCTGAAATGA
- the LOC120795753 gene encoding RNA polymerase II elongation factor ELL-like: MSALRENQCYGLSSGKLSRGGNSSVFHVKLTDSAARAIGTFQNGKGWSSHPTICFNGNQGRISIPCSENRDEVRIFTFGVTNVARDNPHGSFDCVKQLSTGAAEELSCLGVIQKKMTVNATDDSYDKARQSMAQAEEETRSRGAIVIKHGGRYQGKKVTVRAPAPALASLTKPKHSSQSFLSKIKRGDGMSKLKKGACASNSVGDVQERPLTERLTHLLALRPYKRPELILRLQKDGLSAGDKDMLDSVLMEVGQLNSRDNTFVLKDSLYKELQKDWPGYTSGDQQLLKRILVRRLFQPQQNLLTVPEAQVSPLRDTPNSSPAHRPKHSLPEEYTANKKPRISHLSSKTASDKSRLRPSEQAAQKDVTEARAYDGQRNSLDPRKLFDSLSAVCQREEVAKRLEPTPCAHEEPESPEDHPQPDSDRRPSPLTVPELSRHTTKRKKSKHKHRDQEKDRRRDGKARRSDHSSEDPKGKVLLGCSEPSEILFDSNVLQVDNDTADYLSMYTVICSHNQRQSYKQDFNKEYNEYRDLHAHIDGVTRQFMELDTQLKQLHQESHKYKTVHNQILQEYRQIKKSNPNYNQDKIRCEYLHNKLSHIKKLISAYDQKQLILDHSHPNSRA, from the exons ATGTCGGCGCTGAGGGAGAACCAGTGCTACGGACTGTCCAGCGGTAAACTGAGCCGCGGCGGCAACAGCTCCGTTTTTCATGTCAAACTCACTGACAGCGCGGCAAGAGCCATTGGCACCTTTCAAAACGGCAAG gGCTGGTCCTCTCATCCCACTATCTGCTTTAATGGAAACCAAGGG AGAATCAGTATTCCTTGCTCTGAGAATAGAGATGAAGTTAGGATATTCACTTTTGGTGTGACGAACGTCGCCCGTGACAATCCACATGGAAGCTTTGACTGCGTCAAACAGCTCAGCACTGG tgCTGCCGAGGAGCTGTCATGTCTCGGGGTGATTCAGAAGAAGATGACAGTCAACGCTACGGATGACTCGTACGATAAGGCTCGTCAGAGCATGGCCCAAGCTGAGGAGGAGACACGCAGCCGAGGGGCCATTGTCATCAAACATGGGGGGCGCTACCAGG GCAAGAAGGTAACGGTGCGAGCCCCGGCCCCTGCACTGGCCAGCCTGACCAAGCCCAAACACTCATCCCAATCCTTCCTCAGCAAAATTAAGAGGGGAGATGGAATGTCCAAGTTGAAGAAAGGTGCTTGTGCATCAAACAGCGTGGGTGATGTGCAGGAGAGGCCGCTCACGGAGAGATTAACACACCTGCTGGCTCTGAGGCCGTACAAGAGGCCTGAGTTGATCCTGAGGCTGCAGAAAGATGGACTGTCAGCGGGAGACAAAGATATGCTGGACTCTGTACTGATGGAg GTTGGCCAGCTCAATAGTAGAGACAACACATTTGTTCTGAAGGACAGTCTGTACAAGGAGCTGCAGAAGGACTGGCCAGGCTATACCTCAGGAGACCAGCAGCTTCTAAAAAGAATCCTTGTCAG GAGACTGTTTCAGCCACAACAGAACCTCCTGACTGTCCCAGAGGCCCAGGTCAGCCCGCTGCGAGACACCCCCAACTCCTCCCCAGCACACCGTCCAAAACATTCCCTGCCAGAGGAGTACACTGCCAATAAGAAGCCCAGGATATCCCACTTGTCTAGCAAAACGGCAAGTGACAAGTCAAGATTGAGGCCATCTGAACAAGCGGCTCAAAAAGATGTCACAGAAGCAAGAGCGTACGACGGGCAAAGGAACTCACTTGACCCTCGAAAGCTGTTTGACTCCCTGTCAGCAGTCTGTCAGCGCGAAGAAGTGGCTAAACGGCTCGAGCCAACTCCCTGTGCTCATGAGGAGCCTGAAAGCCCAGAAGACCATCCTCAGCCCGACTCTGATCGCCGTCCGTCCCCTCTGACAGTGCCTGAGCTGAGTAGACACACAACGAAAAGGAAgaagagcaaacacaaacacagagaccaG GAGAAGGATAGGCGGAGAGATGGTAAAGCAAGGAGAAGTGATCACAGTTCAGAGGATCCAAAAGGCAAAGTCTTGCTGGGCTGCTCAG AGCCAAGTGAAATTTTGTTCGACTCTAATGTGCTTCAAGTGGACAATGACACAGCAGATTATTTATC GATGTACACAGTGATTTGCAGCCATAACCAGAGGCAGAGTTACAAACAGGACTTTAACAAGGAGTACAACGAGTACAGAGATTTACATGCTCACATCGATGGCGTTACCCGGCAGTTCATGGAGTTGGACACACAGCTCAAACAGCTTCACCAGGAATCACATAAATACAAG ACGGTTCATAATCAAATTCTTCAAGAGTATCGCcaaattaaaaag TCCAACCCCAACTACAACCAGGACAAGATTCGCTGTGAATATCTACACAACAAACTGTCCCACATCAAGAAGCTCATATCAGCGTATGACCAAAAGCAGCTCATTTTGGACCATTCCCATCCCAACTCAAGAGCCTGA
- the LOC120795469 gene encoding ankyrin repeat domain-containing protein 34A-like, with product MDLTLNLIQITQPQQVWRGQIRTEKFQRETEPEGADKKLVSSQASDMRMLHLMAKAMGDLLSDCSPLISAAASGKLRLVRLLVEGGAQVNGRSPRGETALLAACKAPRGEPAGPDTVKLLTYLLQNKADPNAQDHAGRTALMYACMERAGAQVTSTLLSAGADPSMEDYSGASALVYAINAQHQPTLEVLMDACRARGRDIIIIATERGVNGGPVTRRCLNVPPSPDTSPVSCMSPSDVVLMTDSPRIFNFRASGHKRKMWCQGEVKPTLVVQYRGSSSSSSSSSSSRHPSCELSPLSQCHTPPPRQRMLSEPWLAVHNLACLGRAYEGGIRERSLQEEGDGEDLRSEGGGSEGEKGEGEESHFHRSRMEERRVQRGVSRYGGENNSCHDEFLPRVSQSVLSLKEMSSSQGAWSRLVPNRCLTPRAPTLDNMTQESSVDKLPACPSTCSRLRRNTLPSVMVVPPLLHLPPLVNQSDSRLQVPTQVSLSKSRSMVSLPHQPRSSTPSSSSRSPLRPALLPPLPPAFSATSLVAPPASCCSKRSRSSPRRHSVQLEQIRVGVQMKHLGI from the exons ATGGATCTTACGCTCAACCTCATCCAAATCACACAG CCCCAGCAGGTGTGGAGGGGACAGATCAGGACAGAGAAGTTCCAGAGGGAAACCGAGCCGGAGGGAGCAGATAAAAAGTTGGTGTCCTCGCAGGCCAGCGACATGAGGATGCTTCACCTTATGGCCAAA GCAATGGGGGACCTCCTATCAGACTGCAGCCCCCTCATCAGCGCAGCAGCCTCAGGTAAGCTCCGTCTGGTCCGCCTGCTGGTGGAAGGCGGGGCTCAGGTCAATGGACGCAGCCCCAGAGGGGAGACGGCTCTGCTGGCTGCGTGTAAGGCCCCGAGGGGGGAGCCTGCTGGGCCTGATACGGTGAAGCTCCTCACATACCTGCTCCAGAACAAG GCGGATCCAAACGCACAGGACCATGCCGGCCGTACCGCTCTAATGTACGCCTGTATGGAGCGAGCAGGAGCTCAGGTGACATCCACCCTGCTGTCTGCAGGGGCAGATCCCAGCATGGAGGACTACTCTGGAGCCTCGGCTTTGGTGTACGCGATCAATGCACAGCACCAACCGACGCTGGAG GTGCTGATGGATGCCTGTCGGGCCAGGGGTCgcgacatcatcatcatcgccacGGAGAGGGGTGTGAATGGCGGCCCAGTGACCAGACGTTGCCTGAATGTTCCTCCGTCCCCTGACACCTCGCCGGTGTCCTGCATGTCCCCGTCTGACGTCGTCCTCATGACGGACTCTCCCAGAATCTTCAACTTCAGAGCAAGCG GACACAAGAGGAAGATGTGGTGCCAGGGTGAGGTGAAGCCCACCCTTGTGGTGCAGTACA ggggaagcagcagcagcagcagcagcagcagcagcagcagacatcCCTCCTGTGAGCTGAGTCCACTGAGCCAGTGTCACACTCCACCTCCTCGACAGAGGATGTTATCTGAACCATGGCTGGCCGTTCACAACCTGGCCTGTCTGGGCAGAGCTTACGAGGGCGGCATAAGGGAGAGGAgcctgcaggaggagggagacgGGGAGGATTTAAGaagtgagggaggagggagtgaAGGTGAGAAAGGCGAGGGTGAGGAGTCACATTTCCACCGGTCcaggatggaggagaggagggttcAGAGGGGGGTTTCCAGATATGGAGGAGAGAATAACAGCTGCCATGACGAGTTCCTTCCGAGGGTGTCTCAGTCAGTCCTCTCCCTCAAAGAGATGAGTTCGTCTCAGGGAGCTTGGAGCAGACTGGTCCCCAACAGGTGTCTGACGCCTCGAGCGCCAACGTTGGACAACATGACCCAAGAGAGCTCTGTCGATAAGCTTCCTGCCTGCCCGTCAACGTGTTCCCGACTCCGCAGGAATACCCTGCCCTCCGTCATGGTAGTCCCGCCTCTGCTTCACCTCCCTCCCTTGGTCAACCAATCAGACTCTCGCCTACAGGTGCCAACCCAGGTTTCCCTCTCCAAAAGCAGGAGCATGGTGTCTCTGCCTCATCAGCCCCGTTCCTCTACACCCTCCTCTTCATCCAGATCACCTCTGAGACCAGCACTGCTCCCTCCGCTCCCCCCTGCCTTCTCTGCCACCTCGCTGGTTgctcctcctgcctcctgctGCAGCAAGAGGAGCAGGTCGTCACCACGTCGTCACTCAGTGCAGCTTGAACAGATCAGAGTTGGAGTGCAGATGAAGCACTTGGGCATCTGA